One genomic segment of Clostridium saccharoperbutylacetonicum N1-4(HMT) includes these proteins:
- a CDS encoding ABC transporter ATP-binding protein, with amino-acid sequence MNLLRVTDISMNYHSLKGETQALKNINFEVNNGEFISILGPSGCGKSTLLNIMSGLLEPSQGDVLYKGESIKKNLDKIGYMFQKDHLFEWNTVWENVILGLKIKKQLTNEAKNRVNELLDAYGLVRFKNHYPSELSGGMRQRVALIRTLALNPEILFLDEPFSALDYQSRLLVCDDVYKIIKSEKKTAIMVTHDIAEAISLSEKVIVLSQRPSKVKVEVPIYFNNADLTPFQKRREPKFTDYFNRLWKELNHTSV; translated from the coding sequence ATGAATTTGCTAAGAGTTACAGATATATCTATGAATTATCATTCTCTTAAAGGAGAAACTCAAGCCCTTAAGAATATTAATTTTGAAGTAAATAATGGAGAATTTATTTCTATACTAGGACCATCAGGATGTGGAAAATCGACTTTGCTCAATATAATGAGTGGTTTATTAGAGCCTTCTCAAGGGGATGTTTTATATAAAGGAGAGTCTATAAAGAAGAACTTAGATAAAATAGGGTATATGTTTCAAAAGGATCATCTTTTTGAATGGAATACAGTTTGGGAAAATGTAATTCTTGGGTTAAAAATAAAGAAACAGTTAACAAATGAAGCTAAGAATAGAGTAAATGAATTACTAGATGCCTATGGTTTAGTAAGATTTAAAAATCACTATCCAAGTGAGTTATCTGGAGGAATGCGTCAAAGGGTTGCACTCATAAGAACTTTAGCTTTGAATCCTGAAATATTATTTTTAGATGAACCATTTTCAGCTTTGGATTATCAATCTAGACTTTTGGTATGTGATGATGTATATAAGATAATAAAATCTGAAAAAAAGACAGCGATTATGGTAACCCATGACATAGCTGAAGCTATATCCTTATCAGAAAAGGTAATAGTATTATCCCAAAGACCATCAAAAGTAAAAGTTGAAGTTCCAATTTATTTTAACAATGCTGATTTAACTCCATTTCAAAAGAGGAGAGAGCCAAAATTTACAGATTATTTTAATAGGCTATGGAAGGAGTTGAATCATACAAGTGTTTAA
- a CDS encoding ABC transporter permease — translation MSKEHEVYLEKVRKTKKEITFIRVMILFVFIALWQIAADFKWIDPFLTSSPSRVVNSFIGLYKDGSLFKHIGVTCYETILGFSLGTILGVLAAIVLWWSPKLSKILDPYLVVLNALPKVALAPIIIFWIGNGMPAIIVIALLISVITTIISVLTGFSEIDKEKIMLMNTFRASKIQILRYLIFPYSIPIFIAALKINVGLSWVGVIMGEFLVARNGLGFLIVYGGQVAQLDMVMMSIVILSVIAFIMYEVVAIIENKLAKDRS, via the coding sequence ATTTCTAAGGAACATGAAGTCTATTTGGAAAAAGTGCGAAAAACCAAGAAAGAAATAACTTTTATCAGAGTTATGATTTTATTTGTTTTTATTGCTTTATGGCAAATAGCAGCTGACTTTAAATGGATTGATCCTTTTTTGACTTCCAGTCCAAGTAGAGTAGTCAATTCTTTTATTGGATTATATAAGGATGGAAGTTTATTTAAGCATATAGGTGTTACCTGCTATGAAACTATTTTAGGTTTTTCTTTGGGAACAATTTTAGGAGTGCTTGCAGCCATAGTATTATGGTGGTCTCCTAAGTTGTCAAAAATATTAGATCCTTATTTAGTTGTTTTAAATGCACTTCCTAAAGTTGCTCTAGCTCCAATTATTATTTTCTGGATTGGAAATGGTATGCCAGCTATAATAGTTATTGCACTTTTGATATCTGTAATAACAACAATTATAAGTGTATTGACAGGCTTTAGTGAAATTGATAAAGAAAAAATTATGCTCATGAATACATTTAGAGCTTCTAAGATACAAATATTACGGTATTTGATATTTCCATATTCCATTCCGATTTTTATAGCAGCTTTAAAAATAAATGTCGGCTTATCTTGGGTTGGTGTAATAATGGGAGAATTTTTAGTTGCTAGAAATGGTTTGGGCTTTTTGATAGTATATGGAGGACAAGTTGCCCAGTTAGATATGGTTATGATGAGTATAGTTATTCTTTCTGTAATTGCTTTTATCATGTATGAGGTTGTTGCAATAATAGAAAATAAACTTGCTAAAGATAGAAGCTAG